The Orcinus orca chromosome 4, mOrcOrc1.1, whole genome shotgun sequence genome includes a region encoding these proteins:
- the STBD1 gene encoding starch-binding domain-containing protein 1 isoform X1, giving the protein MGAVWSALLVGGGLAGALFVWLLRDTGKEGDAEQGKDASSGEAAAPGGDQGGGGGLSPGPSRRELVTKPEHLQESNGCLVSTTKGPGDLQEAAWRLQSPSGEGSNHDNSRAHVPSGQFPDTQSLATSETGNSRSYSDVSGNESLGSPIGEWGFQKGQEKTAKTAPCLAEKLPSSNLLLDRAQEGVSLAQLDSRARADHVDWEMVSRHASWGDVGLGGSLESPVLSSKQGKDYDRSTLVEARGQEVDVKPKRVGAVSSEAHQVSVSFQVHYITRAGVQCLAVTGDHESLGRWNTYIPLQCSKDGLWSRSVPLPADTVVEWKFVVVENGEVTRWEECSNRSLETGHEDKVVHKWWGIH; this is encoded by the exons ATGGGCGCCGTCTGGTCCGCCCTGCTGGTCGGAGGGGGTCTGGCCGGAGCGCTTTTCGTTTGGCTGCTGCGGGACACGGGAAAGGAGGGGGATGCGGAGCAGGGGAAGGACGCCTCTTCAGGGGAGGCTGCGGCTCCGGGAGGCGATCAGGGTGGTGGCGGCGGACTGAGCCCTGGACCTTCTAGGCGGGAGCTGGTCACCAAACCAG agcatCTTCAAGAAAGCAATGGATGTTTGGTTTCTACGACTAAAGGCCCTGGTGACCTGCAGGAAGCAGCATGGAGACTGCAGAGTCCTTCTGGAGAAGGCAGTAACCATGACAATTCAAGAGCACATGTTCCCTCTGGACAATTTCCAGACACACAATCTCTAGCTACCTCTGAGACTGGTAACTCTAGAAGTTACTCTGACGTTTCAGGAAACGAAAGCCTTGGATCTCCTATAGGAGAATGGGGATTCCAAAAAGGCCAAGAGAAAACTGCTAAAACAGCTCCATGTCTGGCAGAGAAGTTGCCTTCTAGCAACCTGCTCCTGGACAGAGCACAAGAAGGAGTGAGTCTCGCACAGTTGGACAGTCGGGCCCGGGCTGACCACGTGGACTGGGAGATGGTATCCCGGCACGCATCCTGGGGCGATGTTGGTTTGGGTGGCAGTCTTGAGTCTCCAGTGTTAAGCTCTAAGCAGGGAAAGGACTATGACAGAAGCACTCTTGTGGAGGCAAGAGGTCAGGAAGTGGATGTGAAACCAAAAAGGGTAGGAGCAGTGTCTTCAGAGGCTCATCAGGTTAGTGTCAGCTTCCAGGTCCATTATATCACACGCGCTGGTGTGCAATGCCTTGCAGTAACTGGAGACCATGAGAGTCTTGGGAGATGGAACACTTACATCCCACTCCAGTGTAGCAAGGACGGGCTCTGGTCTCGTTCTGTGCCCCTGCCAGCAGACACAGTGGTGGAATGGAAGTTCGTGGTAGTAGAGAATGGGGAAGTTACCCGTTGGGAAGAATGCAGCAATAGATCCTTAGAGACTGGCCATGAGGATAAAGTGGTTCACAAGTGGTGGGGGATTCACTGA
- the STBD1 gene encoding starch-binding domain-containing protein 1 isoform X2 codes for MNCTTLLHFSFCFLEHLQESNGCLVSTTKGPGDLQEAAWRLQSPSGEGSNHDNSRAHVPSGQFPDTQSLATSETGNSRSYSDVSGNESLGSPIGEWGFQKGQEKTAKTAPCLAEKLPSSNLLLDRAQEGVSLAQLDSRARADHVDWEMVSRHASWGDVGLGGSLESPVLSSKQGKDYDRSTLVEARGQEVDVKPKRVGAVSSEAHQVSVSFQVHYITRAGVQCLAVTGDHESLGRWNTYIPLQCSKDGLWSRSVPLPADTVVEWKFVVVENGEVTRWEECSNRSLETGHEDKVVHKWWGIH; via the coding sequence ATGAACTGCACGACACTATTacacttttccttttgttttttagagcatCTTCAAGAAAGCAATGGATGTTTGGTTTCTACGACTAAAGGCCCTGGTGACCTGCAGGAAGCAGCATGGAGACTGCAGAGTCCTTCTGGAGAAGGCAGTAACCATGACAATTCAAGAGCACATGTTCCCTCTGGACAATTTCCAGACACACAATCTCTAGCTACCTCTGAGACTGGTAACTCTAGAAGTTACTCTGACGTTTCAGGAAACGAAAGCCTTGGATCTCCTATAGGAGAATGGGGATTCCAAAAAGGCCAAGAGAAAACTGCTAAAACAGCTCCATGTCTGGCAGAGAAGTTGCCTTCTAGCAACCTGCTCCTGGACAGAGCACAAGAAGGAGTGAGTCTCGCACAGTTGGACAGTCGGGCCCGGGCTGACCACGTGGACTGGGAGATGGTATCCCGGCACGCATCCTGGGGCGATGTTGGTTTGGGTGGCAGTCTTGAGTCTCCAGTGTTAAGCTCTAAGCAGGGAAAGGACTATGACAGAAGCACTCTTGTGGAGGCAAGAGGTCAGGAAGTGGATGTGAAACCAAAAAGGGTAGGAGCAGTGTCTTCAGAGGCTCATCAGGTTAGTGTCAGCTTCCAGGTCCATTATATCACACGCGCTGGTGTGCAATGCCTTGCAGTAACTGGAGACCATGAGAGTCTTGGGAGATGGAACACTTACATCCCACTCCAGTGTAGCAAGGACGGGCTCTGGTCTCGTTCTGTGCCCCTGCCAGCAGACACAGTGGTGGAATGGAAGTTCGTGGTAGTAGAGAATGGGGAAGTTACCCGTTGGGAAGAATGCAGCAATAGATCCTTAGAGACTGGCCATGAGGATAAAGTGGTTCACAAGTGGTGGGGGATTCACTGA